In Sulfuracidifex metallicus DSM 6482 = JCM 9184, a single window of DNA contains:
- a CDS encoding molybdopterin-dependent oxidoreductase — protein sequence MGSLKLTRRDFLKISGVAAIGATIAWKGRAIEKLFDPKPDPYTLNYPNDEIVYSNCFQCLGRCSLEIVRTPSGYPRFITGTIGWHINDGGVCPRGASDVFYYFSPARLRYPMIRAGNRGEGKWLAVDYDTAYDVIINGAQAKSWSKIGLNPNDLGIGGFPGLLEIKSTNPHSFAFWQGRDQLIPGETAGFFAGNFGTANSAAHGGFCSMDVYTAGVYVTGAPVWEYAGPDQERAQYFILSGLAGDHFPNWMRRIIAQIRENGGKVVTIAPERYGFYSVSDEHLFVNPAGDGALIMGMIRSLVDFHYYVYKASKGKVLNPVTLQQVSVALDPSSGNLVMQTVTPQGNVVQLSNLGNIPNSAVFPHIDEEFLRYYTNLSWLVILNPNPQEGDPLDPNDPNAGNNVGLHVRASVNNPQYSKNHPWLEAVLGNDGNVYSYVDVPWSKGVEPIITLDELPSTSSITLVSYKLKDGSTTKVPAIQVTVPSSPNGSNITLTVTTAFELLRAELMNYDPYTPYTEPAQYGVINCANVSGIPHNTIVRIANEAATVAFQKSIEEPVKWIDYLGRYHESVTGRPVSIYFMRGIAGHSNGFMTAASYYYLVLMLGAWDNPGADLYKYPYPHYFPGVAVPPHPLANTPSIDQEIASSISSSLSVPKGRTGFLKREYIYNDGTVNVADVKVVPAGPYGYPDGPDDLVIYKTGRPLLVDRGYSWELPLSTQRSISAVAYTTYYMNKYQGIIPYKIQGMMWYITAPYWNNAYTLTDLLQKVTEKDSNGNYVIPFTIQVDLFMQETDNVVDILIPDRTFMEIYGFHSTFDRPTSLPQGPSDSLNWPALPALYPVLSAGSFFLTLLWLLRSYPKQGNNVDPIKCPHYTTQDPVTGLPLVSPIDLHDPITGQQIYTAGQPGYISSGMFILKQGILLAGYGDNFQYIFKNEKDQEVPNPQQLKLYASFVPDGVSQSSVINQILSNVPSGKLFSTSTTYKIAADSRSTGVEHYFRIPVQFQPTLQSMLEKIINTYASGQMSLDDINPGVVKVGKGGASYVLPPSLRYMRNVNMLYFLGWGAYMPGGYGTIGLPYLHKIYLEYLQKFRLAAAGKWTGYNSAYYYYYLHTKNPSFLVKSVVPNDSYGKALSKNISDYFKPFGGYYPPVAWESNLTPDGIKEQEYPLTFFVRRHDRTYHTWSYNIPWLMAMMPYSPVMLSSADPYVKQFNLQSGDFVQFEAVNEPWSGGLRTMIDAIVFLDNATRPGAAWVIVSNQALPGFRGQTKDSPQVKYSVLNNWANISYMPPSRGGQLSPTVDNAFPIMHLDPITGQTSWHDSRIKILGKSTSSTVQVSANRFVYMGNDYSNQDVLAIITSQMNNQISVSNTPSTPTFAEGVDVPHLRFDVNNIQGTSIWSYVQPSSLAANNFGLGSYTVRYGFASEQR from the coding sequence ATGGGAAGTCTAAAGCTCACCAGGAGAGACTTTCTAAAGATCTCTGGTGTGGCTGCAATAGGCGCAACTATAGCTTGGAAGGGAAGAGCAATAGAAAAGCTCTTTGATCCTAAGCCAGATCCATATACTCTCAACTATCCCAATGACGAGATAGTTTACTCAAACTGTTTCCAATGCTTAGGAAGATGCTCACTGGAGATTGTAAGGACACCTTCTGGATATCCAAGGTTCATAACGGGAACCATAGGATGGCATATAAACGACGGAGGAGTATGTCCTAGAGGAGCATCAGACGTTTTCTATTATTTCTCCCCTGCAAGGTTGAGGTATCCCATGATCAGAGCTGGAAATAGAGGAGAGGGTAAATGGTTAGCTGTAGATTACGATACAGCTTACGACGTTATAATCAACGGAGCACAAGCTAAGTCATGGAGCAAAATAGGGTTGAACCCCAATGACTTGGGCATTGGTGGCTTTCCAGGTCTGTTGGAGATTAAGAGTACGAACCCGCACTCCTTCGCCTTCTGGCAGGGAAGGGACCAGCTTATACCAGGGGAGACGGCAGGTTTCTTCGCGGGTAACTTTGGGACGGCAAACTCGGCTGCTCATGGAGGATTCTGCTCTATGGACGTTTACACTGCTGGCGTTTACGTTACTGGTGCTCCAGTATGGGAATACGCTGGCCCTGATCAAGAGAGAGCTCAATACTTCATACTTTCAGGGCTTGCTGGAGATCACTTCCCCAACTGGATGAGGAGGATAATAGCCCAAATAAGAGAGAATGGAGGCAAGGTTGTAACCATAGCTCCGGAGAGATATGGCTTCTATTCAGTATCCGATGAGCACTTGTTTGTTAATCCAGCAGGGGACGGAGCACTGATAATGGGTATGATAAGGTCCTTGGTTGACTTTCACTACTACGTATATAAAGCCTCTAAGGGGAAGGTCCTGAATCCAGTAACTTTACAACAAGTATCTGTCGCGTTAGATCCTAGCAGTGGAAATTTAGTGATGCAGACCGTCACCCCTCAGGGCAACGTAGTCCAATTGTCTAATCTGGGTAACATACCTAATTCCGCGGTTTTCCCTCACATAGACGAGGAGTTTCTAAGGTATTATACGAACTTATCTTGGTTGGTGATCCTGAATCCCAACCCCCAGGAAGGTGATCCCCTAGATCCCAACGACCCAAACGCGGGAAACAACGTTGGTCTTCATGTTAGAGCAAGTGTTAATAACCCTCAGTATAGCAAGAACCATCCGTGGCTTGAGGCAGTTCTTGGCAACGATGGAAACGTTTACTCTTACGTTGACGTTCCGTGGTCAAAGGGAGTTGAGCCCATAATAACTCTTGACGAGCTTCCCTCAACTTCGTCCATAACCTTAGTTTCCTACAAGCTAAAGGATGGTTCTACCACTAAGGTACCTGCTATCCAAGTTACGGTACCGTCATCACCAAACGGTTCGAACATTACCCTAACTGTTACAACCGCATTTGAGTTGTTGAGGGCTGAGTTAATGAATTATGATCCTTACACTCCATACACTGAGCCAGCTCAGTACGGTGTGATAAATTGTGCAAACGTAAGTGGGATACCACATAACACCATAGTTAGAATAGCCAATGAAGCTGCTACAGTAGCCTTCCAGAAGTCAATAGAGGAGCCTGTTAAATGGATAGATTACTTAGGAAGGTATCACGAGAGCGTTACAGGAAGGCCAGTCTCGATCTATTTCATGAGAGGTATAGCAGGTCATTCCAACGGGTTCATGACTGCCGCGTCGTACTACTATTTGGTCCTCATGTTGGGCGCATGGGATAATCCCGGTGCGGATCTTTACAAGTATCCGTATCCGCATTATTTCCCAGGCGTAGCTGTACCTCCACATCCACTGGCAAACACACCTTCAATAGATCAAGAGATAGCTAGTTCGATTTCCTCTTCGTTGTCAGTGCCCAAAGGGAGGACTGGCTTTTTGAAGAGAGAGTACATTTACAATGATGGCACAGTTAACGTGGCAGACGTTAAGGTCGTTCCCGCTGGACCGTATGGTTATCCAGACGGTCCTGACGACCTAGTAATTTATAAGACCGGAAGGCCTCTTCTGGTGGATAGAGGTTACAGCTGGGAACTACCTTTGTCAACGCAGAGATCAATATCGGCTGTAGCATATACTACATACTATATGAACAAGTATCAAGGCATAATCCCCTACAAGATTCAGGGAATGATGTGGTATATAACTGCACCTTACTGGAACAACGCCTATACCCTCACGGACCTTCTACAGAAAGTTACTGAAAAGGACTCCAATGGTAACTACGTGATTCCGTTTACCATACAAGTAGACTTGTTCATGCAGGAGACTGACAACGTTGTAGACATATTGATACCTGATAGAACATTCATGGAGATATATGGTTTTCATTCCACGTTCGATAGACCAACTAGCCTTCCTCAAGGACCGTCAGACTCCCTCAACTGGCCTGCATTGCCAGCTCTCTATCCCGTTCTTTCAGCAGGTAGCTTCTTCTTAACTTTACTTTGGCTATTGAGGAGTTACCCAAAACAAGGGAATAACGTAGATCCAATCAAATGTCCTCATTATACTACGCAGGACCCAGTGACTGGACTACCGCTCGTGAGCCCCATTGACCTTCATGACCCAATCACCGGTCAACAGATTTACACCGCAGGCCAGCCAGGTTATATATCCTCTGGAATGTTCATCCTAAAGCAGGGCATACTTCTAGCAGGTTACGGAGATAATTTCCAGTATATATTCAAAAACGAAAAAGATCAGGAAGTTCCTAACCCGCAACAGCTTAAGCTCTATGCTTCCTTCGTTCCTGACGGCGTAAGCCAGAGCAGTGTAATAAACCAGATCCTAAGCAACGTACCTTCAGGCAAGCTTTTCTCGACCTCTACCACCTACAAGATAGCCGCAGATTCTAGATCCACCGGAGTCGAGCACTACTTTAGAATTCCGGTTCAGTTCCAGCCCACACTACAGTCTATGTTAGAGAAGATTATTAACACGTACGCATCTGGACAGATGAGTTTGGACGACATAAACCCCGGAGTAGTTAAGGTAGGAAAAGGAGGAGCATCCTATGTCCTTCCACCGTCCCTCAGGTACATGAGGAATGTTAACATGCTCTACTTCCTTGGTTGGGGGGCCTACATGCCTGGTGGATATGGAACAATAGGTTTGCCTTACCTTCACAAGATATATCTGGAATATCTGCAGAAGTTCCGTCTTGCAGCCGCCGGGAAGTGGACGGGGTATAACTCAGCTTACTATTATTACTACCTTCACACCAAGAATCCAAGTTTCTTGGTTAAGTCAGTGGTGCCCAACGATAGCTACGGTAAGGCATTATCAAAGAACATTTCAGACTACTTCAAACCATTTGGAGGTTACTATCCTCCAGTTGCATGGGAATCCAACTTGACTCCAGACGGAATAAAGGAGCAGGAATATCCCTTGACCTTCTTCGTGAGAAGACACGACAGGACCTATCATACTTGGTCCTACAACATACCGTGGCTTATGGCAATGATGCCCTACAGTCCAGTCATGTTGAGCAGTGCCGATCCTTATGTGAAACAGTTCAACCTACAGTCTGGAGACTTCGTACAATTTGAAGCCGTAAACGAGCCTTGGAGCGGAGGACTTAGAACAATGATAGATGCAATAGTGTTCCTAGATAACGCCACAAGGCCTGGTGCTGCGTGGGTAATAGTTAGCAATCAAGCTTTGCCAGGATTCAGGGGACAGACAAAAGACTCACCTCAGGTTAAATATAGCGTGTTGAATAACTGGGCTAACATATCCTACATGCCACCTTCAAGAGGAGGACAGCTTTCGCCTACGGTCGATAACGCCTTTCCCATCATGCATTTAGACCCAATAACCGGGCAGACCTCGTGGCATGACAGCCGTATTAAAATACTTGGAAAGAGTACATCATCTACCGTTCAAGTATCAGCAAACAGATTTGTTTATATGGGCAATGATTACTCTAATCAGGACGTGCTAGCTATAATTACCTCTCAGATGAACAACCAGATTTCGGTTAGTAATACACCTTCCACTCCTACTTTTGCTGAGGGAGTAGATGTCCCGCATCTCAGATTCGATGTAAACAATATTCAAGGTACATCAATCTGGTCTTACGTTCAGCCC
- the nrfD gene encoding polysulfide reductase NrfD: protein MGLFTTSAPGTPFGVQAPLLEINQYPLWGTYVALALYFTELAGMLMAIIAVFQLKGYSSMSRKGSVAVFASAILALLFFDMDLGRPTAGFYSPFSAILNFLHSWMARGIIFVGGLLLFSFVFMVLNLFFTNDKVLGIRVNTLKNTVAILGLLSGIFSTVYSGFELAATTGVPFWNNGALPLLYLGDGIFVGAAVSYILAFFTKGEEGGRARIITTKLLAFSSISVLASWFLFLATVNFINVFDEVAYNLLITSSSFAFDIGLTFVTLGVSGILTVPYYVRFSSSVKTTNDLSNKVKYLMLAIALIALVAGYLTRADVLFVGQAAYQLAPMTPFQLTSTQPVPIGAFGWRG from the coding sequence ATGGGACTATTCACTACTTCGGCTCCAGGGACTCCATTTGGGGTTCAAGCTCCATTGTTGGAAATAAATCAATATCCACTATGGGGAACCTATGTAGCTCTAGCGTTATACTTCACCGAACTTGCAGGAATGCTTATGGCAATAATTGCGGTGTTCCAATTAAAGGGATATTCCTCCATGTCAAGAAAAGGTTCGGTAGCCGTATTCGCTTCCGCTATCCTTGCCCTGCTTTTCTTCGACATGGATCTGGGAAGACCTACTGCGGGATTTTACTCGCCTTTTTCAGCTATCTTGAACTTCCTTCACTCGTGGATGGCGAGAGGTATAATATTTGTAGGTGGATTGCTTCTGTTCTCCTTCGTTTTCATGGTTCTGAACTTGTTCTTCACCAATGACAAAGTATTAGGAATAAGAGTCAACACATTGAAGAATACTGTTGCTATACTGGGTCTACTGTCAGGCATATTCTCCACGGTTTACAGCGGCTTCGAGCTTGCCGCAACAACCGGAGTTCCATTCTGGAATAACGGAGCACTTCCGCTGCTTTACTTAGGAGATGGCATATTTGTAGGTGCTGCGGTATCTTACATTTTAGCTTTCTTCACAAAAGGAGAGGAAGGTGGAAGGGCTAGGATAATAACTACTAAGCTCTTGGCTTTTTCTTCCATTTCGGTCTTAGCAAGTTGGTTCTTATTCCTAGCTACGGTGAACTTCATTAACGTATTCGATGAGGTAGCTTACAATCTTCTAATTACATCTTCGTCCTTCGCATTCGACATTGGTCTGACCTTCGTTACCTTGGGAGTTTCTGGAATATTGACCGTACCGTATTACGTTAGGTTTTCGTCCTCGGTAAAAACTACCAACGATCTATCCAACAAGGTTAAGTACCTGATGTTGGCGATTGCCTTGATTGCCCTAGTTGCAGGCTACTTGACGAGAGCAGACGTCCTTTTTGTCGGACAAGCTGCGTACCAACTAGCTCCCATGACTCCGTTCCAGCTCACCTCGACACAGCCAGTTCCAATAGGAGCATTCGGATGGAGAGGATAG